A single genomic interval of Coccidioides posadasii str. Silveira chromosome 1, complete sequence harbors:
- a CDS encoding uncharacterized protein (EggNog:ENOG410PT07~TransMembrane:1 (o189-210i)), whose product MSGWLNKEEDAARGVLGKATSRLKQNTIFVVSFGTWDLWQLAAEDLDTARESVQRIVEKMFAYLDELAEIWSRKHTKIILSLPVDVTFLPAFKTRQGVLQKDAVNLTDHWHNEVRSRAERWKTGSIFLLDTNSFLIDQVRERQLWVGGLIEGEDFGKNGIAWENVNKPCVGPAKSRLKRKTCSDPEKFLFWYVAIPSSTLFSFFFFLLFLPASDAK is encoded by the coding sequence ATGTCTGGATGGTTGAATAAAGAAGAGGACGCCGCTCGCGGTGTCCTAGGAAAAGCAACCTCAAGACTAAAACAAAACACCATCTTTGTTGTGTCCTTCGGGACTTGGGATCTCTGGCAACTTGCCGCAGAAGACCTAGACACGGCTAGGGAATCCGTCCAACGAATTGTGGAGAAAATGTTTGCGTATTTGGATGAACTCGCAGAGATCTGGTCGCGCAAACACACTAAGATAATACTTTCACTGCCCGTGGATGTGACATTCCTACCTGCATTCAAGACGAGGCAAGGTGTCCTTCAAAAGGATGCTGTTAACTTGACTGACCACTGGCACAACGAAGTACGAAGCCGGGCTGAACGATGGAAAACCGGCTCGATTTTTTTGCTCGACACAAACTCGTTTCTCATTGACCAAGTTCGAGAAAGACAGCTGTGGGTTGGCGGGTTGATTGAGGGAGAAGACTTTGGTAAAAATGGTATCGCGTGGGAGAATGTCAACAAACCTTGCGTCGGCCCAGCGAAGTCTCGGTTGAAACGGAAGACATGCAGTGACCCGGAAAAGTTTTTGTTCTGGTACGTTGCAATCCCTAGCAGCAcgcttttttccttttttttttttttgctttttctccCTGCATCAGATGCTAAATAG
- a CDS encoding uncharacterized protein (SECRETED:SignalP(1-20)~antiSMASH:Cluster_1.5~EggNog:ENOG410PTII~TransMembrane:1 (n4-15c20/21o177-198i)) yields MGSFLPLLLNLFVAAGGVLGFNPERNRFLNPAPGGRNPVWLIGEQQVISWKTEFTVYNISIWHQYPTNDGATFGSVLYSASSRDAPTNFTWTVQTYDFDLSFSNVFFFWFNRGAPKYFISHYFNITTDESITSTRSISTTSGQTGVSITVPSTTTPSPSDATIEPQAAEGLNSNAKVGLGVGVGIGVPIILLLAFIAFGRYFRRPKSSYHEAFQPHMREVPRRPQQEVAELASKHNANESDNFVELDGSAAQEMQDTHYK; encoded by the exons ATGGGTAGTTTCTTGCCCCTCCTCCTCAATCTGTTTGTGGCTGCTGGCGGAGTACTCGGATTCAATCCAGAGAGGAACAGATTCCTTAATCCAGCACCAGGCGGACGAAACCCCGTCTGGTTGATTGGAGAACAACAGGTAATCTCGTGGAAAACGGAATTCACAGTCTACAACATATCGATTTGGCACCAATATCCCACCAATGATGGAGCAACTTTTGGCAGCGTTTTGTACT CGGCCTCGAGTAGGGATGCACCGACGAACTTCACCTGGACCGTGCAGACCTACGATTTCGACTTGAGCTTCTCAAATGTGTTCTTCTTCTGGTTTAATCGAGGCGCTCCCAAATACTTTATCTCGCACTACTTCAATATAACCACAGATGAGTCTATCACATCAACAAGGTCAATTTCTACCACGTCGGGCCAGACCGGTGTCTCTATTACTGTACCTTCTACGACAACACCCAGTCCATCGGATGCGACTATAGAACCGCAAGCGGCAGAAGGGCTAAATTCAAATGCAAAGGTGGGATTAGGCGTCGGAGTGGGCATCGGTGTCCCGATAATATTACTTCTTGCCTTCATTGCATTCGGTAGATACTTCAGAAGACCCAAATCTTCATACCATGAAGCATTTCAACCGCATATGCGAGAGGTCCCGCGGCGACCACAGCAGGAGGTAGCAGAACTAGCATCCAAGCACAATGCAAACGAGAGCGACAACTTTGTTGAGCTAGATGGATCTGCGGCGCAGGAGATGCAAGATACTCACTACAAGTGA
- the RPS6 gene encoding 40S ribosomal protein eS6 (EggNog:ENOG410PHTT~COG:J~BUSCO:13277at33183) has product MKLNIAYPANGSQKLIEIDDERKLRPFMEKRMGTEVPGDSLGDEFKGYLFKITGGNDKQGFPMKQGVLLPNRTRLLLSTGHSCYRPRRTGERKRKSVRGAITGYDLAVMALTVVKQGEGDIPGLTDVVNPKRLGPKRASKIRKFFGLDKKDDVRKFVIRRTVTPTKEGKKEYTKAPKIQRLVTPQRLQRKRQRIALKRRRAESAKEQANEYAKLLAARVHEEKAKREELRKRRASSMRK; this is encoded by the exons ATGAAGCTCAACATTGCCTACCCGGCCAATGGGTCGCAGAAATTGATCGAGATTGACGATGAGCGCAAGCTCCGACCCTTCATGGAGAAGCGCATGGGAACTGAA GTTCCTGGCGACTCTCTCGGTGATGAATTCAAGGGTTATTTGTTCAAGATCACTGGTGGAAACGATAAGCAAG GTTTCCCCATGAAGCAGGGTG TTCTTCTGCCCAACCGTACCAGACTCCTCCTCAGCACCGGCCACAG CTGCTACCGACCCCGCCGAACTGGTGAGCGCAAGCGCAAGAGCGTTCGTGGAG CTATCACTGGTTATGACCTCGCTGTTATGGCTCTTACCGTCGTCAAGCAGGGTGAGGGTGATATCCCCGGACTCACAGATGTCGTGAACCCCAAGAGACTCGGTCCCAAGCGTGCCTCTAAGATCCGCAAGTTCTTCGGTTTGGACAAGAAGGATGATGTCAGAAAATTCGTTATCCGCCGAACTGTCACACCCACCAAGGAGGGAAAGAAGGAATACACCAAGGCCCCTAAGATCCAGCGTCTCGTCACTCCCCAACGTCTCCAGCGCAAGCGTCAGCGAATTGCCCTCAAGCGCCGCCGGGCTGAGTCTGCCAAGGAGCAAGC CAACGAATATGCCAAGCTTTTGGCCGCCCGCGTCCACGAGGAGAAGGCCAAGCGCGAGGAACTCCGCAAGCGCCGAGCATCTTCCATGAGAAAGTAA
- a CDS encoding uncharacterized protein (antiSMASH:Cluster_1.5~EggNog:ENOG410PU0F), whose translation MCLAQLRNRHSLIPTGLVRKNDGDTMLSFIDVFDPARYYPVCLSLVDALDNISMLRLCMTCRTMRSLYECVHARQWDINRPLARFVEDPYHLRHLMKRANAIISGHLALQFFYGEYFPETGMDIFAPYSAYMVDLVQYFVEIEGYSAKSSCPATWCCPDTFCSGCSSNKFKMKTFTQGDRVIRLAFIRTWTNPVKFILASFYGSAVMNFITYSKAYSVFPKATFVKRQMCILKRCGDLEERALLKYEGRGFTAVPMEIWKRKPASELREFVCARKIGDRHTWTIDLDNPWEHPDANRFESLKTGVIYDDPRRFYMTEQYKEHEERKERE comes from the exons ATGTGTTTGGCTCAGCTTCGAAACCGACACTCTCTTATCCCAACGGGTCTTGTGCGGAAGAACGACGGTGACACGATGCTATCCTTTATCGACGTATTCGACCCGGCTAGATACTATCCGGTTTGCCTGTCTCTTGTCGATGCTCTGGATAATATATCAATGCTGCGCTTGTGTATGACGTGTCGGACTATGCGATCCCTTTACGAATGTGTTCATGCCAGACAATGGGATATTAACCGGCCCTTAGCCCGTTTCGTCGAGGATCCCTATCATCTCCGTCACCTGATGAAGCGCGCGAACGCTATCATTTCGGGCCACTTAGCTCTACAATTCTTCTATGGGGAGTATTTCCCCGAAACCGGCATGGATATCTTCGCGCCATATTCCGCCTATATGGTTGATTTGGTCCAGTATTTTGTGGAGATTGAAGGATATTCCGCAAAATCCTCCTGCCCTGCAACCTGGTGCTGTCCTGATACTTTCTGCAGCGGCTGTTCCTCAAACAAGTTTAAAATGAAGACGTTTACACAGGGAGACCGAGTAATACGGCTTGCCTTTATTCGAACCTGGACAAATCCAGTCAAGTTCATCCTAGCATCCTTCTATGGGAGCGCTGTTATGAACTTCATCACATACTCCAAAGCTTACAGTGTTTTCCCTAAGGCGACCTTCGTCAAGCGGCAAATGTGTATACTTAAAAGGTGCGGAGACTTGGAAGAAAGAGCGTTGCTCAAATACGAAGGAAGGGGTTTCACCGCGGTTCCTATGGAGATATGGAAACGGAAACCAGCCTCTGAGCTCAGAGAGTTTGTATGCGCTCGAAAAATTGGAGATCGTCATACATGGACAATAGATCTAGACAACCCGTGGGAACATCCGGATGCTAATCGATTCGAAT CATTGAAGACAGGAGTCATCTATGACGATCCCCGCCGATTTTATATGACAGAGCAGTATAAAGAGCACGAAGAGCGCAAAGAGCGTGAATAG
- a CDS encoding uncharacterized protein (antiSMASH:Cluster_1.5~EggNog:ENOG410QDNX~COG:K), translated as MVQQPAFILFRQHFQSAVVAQNPGLANPDISKIIGEKWRTLPNESKQEWKNLAEEEKARHQQQYPDYRYQPRRYGRKGSSAGTTSSGISNNPTGASVCSRCGGRVMNPPSTPTASFGPPLQTQDDSSVQPQASQKTDSSVNSRFVRKAARSASPIQSNSIFEWGSAFQPQYHDDNARLSPGTKRRRCEFFPPRPDLDPGNGYSSRSMSFSRPDVLQQRNPYVMEPQRPYGMRSFSEPDHDASLTLPPLQTLSASQQNRQNEVEAMVMTIPFINKIKMLSKISPPFTTTRPARERHGAVIAVEGQGSESVRCVVRYLQSVLSSKDGQIVRVFDGPNLDSSKSPSMAEDMRDATVQYLETISAWHKISEEIMHFINDSRAVGINQLEHGKLSAELSPKSLPPRPNMATQDLDGAVPISPDSPFRIALVPRYQLSTADAHACATPINDSYAPIDHWQWMASLWRGCVGPDVTVYVQDCEHEELIKFGEGNPVENRLDDARTLAVRRLAESANSIEEKALRRIGFEVDEFLRR; from the exons ATGGTCCAACAACCAGCTTTCATCTTGTTCAGACAACATTTTCaatctgctgttgttgcCCAAAATCCGGGTCTTGCGAACCCTGATATCTCCAAAATAATTGGCGAAAAATGGAGAACTCTCCCGAACGAATCCAAACAAGAATGGAAAAATCTTGCGGAA GAGGAAAAAGCAAGGCACCAGCAGCAGTATCCCGATTATCGATATCAACCGCGACGTTATGGACGAAAGGGAAGCAGCGCTGGCACCACCAGTTCGGGAATTAGCAACAACCCTACTGGTGCATCTGTCTGCAGTAGGTGTGGTGGGAGAGTTATGAACCCTCCATCGACTCCTACAGCTTCTTTTGGCCCGCCTTTGCAGACTCAGGACGACTCTTCCGTCCAGCCACAGGCCAGCCAGAAAACGGATAGCAGTGTCAATAGTCGTTTTGTAAGAAAAGCAGCCAGATCGGCGAGCCCAATCCAATCGAATTCTATTTTCGAATGGGGAAGCGCGTTTCAACCGCAATACCATGACGACAACGCCCGACTCTCCCCGGGAACTAAACGCCGGCGCTGCGAATTCTTCCCTCCCCGGCCGGACTTGGATCCGGGGAATGGGTATTCTTCGCGGAGCATGTCGTTTTCGCGCCCAGACGTGCTGCAGCAGAGGAATCCCTATGTGATGGAGCCCCAGCGACCGTACGGAATGAGAAGCTTCTCAGAACCTGATCATGACGCAAGCCTAACTTTGCCACCATTGCAGACACTATCTGCTTCTCAGCAGAATCGCCAAAATGAAGTTGAGGCCATGGTCATGACGATTCCATTCATCAATAAAATCAAAATGTTATCGAAAATCTCACCCCCTTTCACAACAACAAGACCCGCACGGGAGAGGCACGGCGCTGTGATTGCAGTCGAGGGCCAGGGCTCGGAGTCCGTTCGGTGCGTTGTGCGATACTTACAGAGCGTGCTTTCGTCCAAAGATGGACAGATTGTTCGCGTCTTTGATGGACCAAATCTGGACTCGTCAAAGTCCCCAAGCATGGCTGAGGACATGCGTGATGCCACGGTGCAATACTTGGAAACCATATCAGCGTGGCACAAAATCTCCGAAGAGATCATGCATTTCATCAATGACTCTCGTGCAGTGGGAATAAATCAGCTTGAACATGGCAAGCTTTCCGCTGAACTGTCTCCAAAATCGCTTCCACCTCGCCCGAACATGGCAACACAGGATTTGGACGGTGCAGTTCCCATTTCGCCAGACTCGCCTTTTCGGATAGCTCTGGTCCCCCGATACCAGCTCAGCACCGCCGATGCGCACGCATGCGCAACACCCATAAATGACTCGTACGCTCCGATTGATCACTGGCAGTGGATGGCGTCCCTTTGGCGGGGCTGTGTCGGTCCTGATGTCACAGTGTACGTACAAGACTGCGAGCATGAAGAGTTGATCAAGTTTGGAGAAGGGAATCCTGTGGAGAACCGCCTGGACGATGCTCGAACACTGGCAGTAAGACGCCTTGCTGAGTCTGCGAACTCGATTGAGGAGAAGGCGCTTAGAAGGATTGGATTTGAGGTGGATGAGTTCTTGAGGAGATGA
- a CDS encoding uncharacterized protein (EggNog:ENOG410PGG8~COG:F~BUSCO:9975at33183): MATNSIKLLTGNSHPELAQLVADRLGIELTRVMVSQYSNQETSVTIGESVRDEDVFILQSTRPNDINDGLMELLIMINACKTASARRITAVIPNFPYARQDKKDKSRAPITAKLMANMLQTAGCNHVITMDLHASQIQGFFNVPVDNLYAEPSMLRWIRQNLDVSNCVIVSPDAGGAKRATAIADRLDLQFALIHKERPRPNEVSRMVLVGSVKDKIAIIVDDMADTCGTLVKAASTLIDNGAKEVLAIVTHGILSGKAIETLNTGRLSRIVVTNTVPHQEKKLLCDKIETIDISPVLAEACRRTHNGESVSFLFSHAVS; encoded by the exons ATGGCTACGAATTCTATCAAGCTATTGACTGGAAACAGTCACCCGGAGCTAGCGCAGCTGGTTGCCGATAG GCTTGGGATCGAGTTGACGCGGGTCATGGTTTCGCAGTACTCAAACCAGGAGACCAGCGTCACTATTGGAGAAAGTGTGAGAGATGAAGATG TTTTTATTTTGCAATCGACACGACCTAATGATATCAATGACGGCCTTATGGAACTCCTTATTATGATAAACGCTTGCAAAACTGCGTCTGCGAGGCGCATCACTGCTGTCATTCCCAACTTCCCCTATGCTCGCCAAGACAAAAAGGATAAGAGTCGCGCACCAATCACAGCCAAACTCATGGCCAATATGCTCCAGACTGCTGGGTGCAATCACGTTATCACCATGGATCTTCATGCCAGTCAGATTCAAGGATTTTTCAATGTGCCTGTGGACAACCTCTACGCTGAGCCAAGCATGTTGCGATGGATTCGTCAGAACCTTGATGTATCCAACTGCGTTATCGTCAGTCCAGATGCTGGTGGTGCCAAACGTGCCACTGCCATTGCAGATCGGCTTGATCTCCAGTTCGCTCTTATTCATAAGGAACGACCACGGCCAAATGAGGTCTCTCGCATGGTTCTTGTAGGCAGTGTTAAGGATAAGATTGCTATTATTGTTGATGACATGGCCGATACTTGCGGTACACTGGTCAAAGCTGCTAGCACCCTCATCGACAACGGTGCGAAGGAAGTCCTCGCTATTGTGACACACGGCATTCTTAGTGGGAAGGCCATTGAGACGCTGAATACCGGGCGATTGAGTCGTATTGTTGTTACGAATACAGTGCCGCATCAGGAAAAGAAGTTACTCTGTGATAAGATCGAGACTATCGACATCAGTCCTGTGTTGGCGGAGGCATGTCGACGAACGCATAACGGGGAGTCAGTTAGCTTCCTGTTTTCGCATGCGGTGTCCTAA